The proteins below come from a single Natranaerofaba carboxydovora genomic window:
- the ftsH gene encoding ATP-dependent zinc metalloprotease FtsH, translating into MNRFTRQAILYLLILMIVVGVFQQLNQPNDEREKILYTQFLEHVEEDRVNKVDITEQEIEGELADGTEFRTVDPGDPELVSILKAKDIEIEGHIEEGPPWWASMFTYIIPFLLLIGIFFFFMQQSQGGGSKMMNFGKSKAKLHEGETRKKVTFKDVAGANEEEDELAEVVEFLKEPQKFIELGARIPKGVLLVGPPGTGKTLLARAIAGEADVPFFSISGSDFVEMFVGVGASRVRDLFENAKKNSPCIVFIDEIDAVGRQRGAGLGGGHDEREQTLNQLLVEMDGFDVNEGIIVIAATNRADILDPALLRPGRFDRQIAVDAPDRQGRKEILQVHIKGKPIDESVDLDIIARRTPGFTGADLENLVNEAAILAGRRSKKKLTMSELEASIDKVIAGTEKKSRVINEKEKKIVSYHEAGHAIVGYLLPHTDPVHKVSIVPRGGAGGFTLMLPEEDRYFMTKTELVERVSTLLGGRVAEQLALGEISTGAQNDLERATEVVRQMIMNYGMSEKLGPVNLGGKQSQVFLGRDIAQERNYSEEVAYTIDKELHDIIESMYRKAEEILTENRDKLELLAKALMERESLNAEEVKLLMEGKELPPLEKGEASDADISDNNESTKGEEDPKFKIGFNDDEKKDEETESEEKDVDDDLGNNEDNNNEDDNNEDKKE; encoded by the coding sequence TTGAATCGTTTTACAAGGCAAGCTATTTTGTACTTGTTGATATTAATGATAGTTGTTGGGGTTTTCCAACAACTAAATCAACCAAATGATGAAAGGGAAAAAATTTTATATACGCAGTTCCTAGAACATGTTGAAGAGGATAGGGTTAACAAAGTAGATATTACCGAGCAGGAGATAGAAGGAGAACTGGCTGATGGGACTGAATTTCGAACTGTTGATCCAGGAGATCCGGAGCTGGTATCTATATTGAAGGCTAAGGATATAGAGATTGAAGGACATATAGAAGAAGGGCCACCTTGGTGGGCTTCTATGTTCACTTACATTATACCCTTCTTGCTTTTGATTGGGATATTTTTCTTCTTCATGCAGCAGTCGCAAGGTGGCGGAAGCAAGATGATGAATTTTGGAAAGAGTAAAGCAAAACTGCATGAGGGTGAAACTCGGAAAAAAGTTACCTTCAAAGATGTAGCAGGAGCTAATGAAGAAGAAGATGAACTGGCAGAAGTTGTTGAATTTTTGAAAGAACCACAAAAATTTATCGAACTAGGAGCTAGAATTCCGAAAGGGGTGCTTCTAGTAGGGCCCCCGGGAACCGGGAAAACCCTGCTTGCCAGGGCAATCGCTGGGGAGGCTGATGTTCCGTTTTTTAGTATCAGTGGCTCTGATTTTGTGGAGATGTTTGTCGGTGTAGGTGCATCTAGAGTTAGAGACTTGTTTGAAAATGCAAAGAAAAATTCTCCGTGCATAGTTTTCATTGACGAGATTGATGCAGTAGGCCGTCAAAGGGGAGCAGGACTTGGCGGAGGTCATGACGAAAGAGAGCAAACTTTAAACCAGCTGTTGGTTGAGATGGATGGTTTTGATGTTAATGAAGGAATAATTGTTATTGCCGCAACTAATAGGGCTGATATTTTGGATCCTGCCCTTTTAAGACCGGGAAGGTTTGACCGTCAGATAGCTGTTGATGCTCCTGATAGACAGGGGAGAAAAGAAATCTTGCAGGTGCATATAAAAGGAAAACCGATTGATGAAAGTGTTGATTTAGATATAATTGCTAGAAGAACGCCAGGATTTACGGGTGCCGATCTAGAAAACCTTGTTAATGAAGCCGCTATTTTAGCGGGTAGGAGAAGTAAGAAAAAGCTGACAATGAGTGAGTTAGAAGCGTCAATCGACAAAGTTATAGCTGGCACAGAAAAGAAAAGCAGGGTGATAAACGAGAAAGAGAAGAAAATTGTCTCCTATCATGAGGCCGGACATGCTATTGTTGGATATCTTCTCCCTCATACAGATCCTGTGCATAAGGTTAGTATAGTCCCTAGAGGTGGGGCTGGAGGCTTCACCTTAATGCTTCCTGAAGAAGATAGGTATTTTATGACAAAAACTGAGTTGGTTGAAAGGGTATCTACTTTATTAGGAGGAAGAGTTGCTGAACAGCTTGCTCTTGGTGAGATAAGTACAGGGGCTCAAAATGACTTAGAAAGAGCGACTGAAGTTGTTAGACAAATGATAATGAATTATGGAATGAGTGAAAAACTTGGTCCTGTAAATTTAGGTGGGAAGCAAAGTCAAGTATTTTTGGGTAGAGATATAGCTCAGGAAAGAAATTATAGCGAGGAAGTTGCATATACAATAGACAAGGAACTTCACGATATTATCGAGAGCATGTACAGAAAAGCAGAAGAGATATTAACTGAAAATAGAGACAAACTTGAACTTCTAGCCAAGGCACTTATGGAAAGAGAAAGCTTAAATGCAGAAGAAGTAAAATTACTAATGGAAGGTAAGGAACTACCACCTTTAGAAAAAGGTGAAGCTTCAGATGCCGATATATCTGATAACAATGAGTCAACAAAAGGTGAAGAAGATCCGAAATTCAAAATAGGATTTAACGATGATGAAAAGAAGGATGAGGAAACTGAAAGTGAAGAAAAAGATGTAGATGATGATTTAGGTAACAATGAAGATAATAATAATGAAGATGATAATAATGAGGATAAAAAAGAGTAA
- a CDS encoding P1 family peptidase, with protein sequence MNGIQVGQESDWQGGTGCTVVLCPDGSVCSCDIRGGAPGTRETDLLNPVNAVQGFNALVFSGGSAYGLESSHGVMEYLEENNTGIITPSGIVPIVSQAILYDLDVIDNKVRPDSKMGKKAVKKAKEENGYIEEGSFGAGTGATVGKILGTKNSTKGGIGTFSTKISREVKVGALVVVNSFGDVISEVGNILAGPRKSNNDFVSTIDVLEGSDGGGGFGGLGVNTTLACVATDASLDKSQAKKIAQSAHNGIARAIRPSHTMFDGDSVFTISTGEKKDCTVDINLLGYYAALTVEKSIRNAISNAKGIGGIPAYSEI encoded by the coding sequence ATAAATGGAATACAGGTAGGCCAAGAAAGTGACTGGCAAGGTGGTACTGGTTGTACGGTGGTACTCTGCCCTGATGGTAGTGTATGTAGTTGTGACATTAGGGGGGGTGCCCCGGGAACTAGAGAGACAGACCTTTTAAATCCGGTGAACGCAGTCCAGGGCTTTAATGCCCTGGTGTTTTCCGGTGGAAGTGCTTATGGGCTAGAATCTTCTCATGGTGTTATGGAGTACCTTGAGGAAAATAACACTGGAATCATAACTCCTAGTGGTATAGTCCCAATTGTGTCACAGGCTATCTTATATGATCTTGATGTAATTGATAATAAAGTAAGACCAGATTCAAAAATGGGAAAAAAAGCAGTAAAAAAAGCTAAAGAAGAAAATGGTTACATAGAAGAAGGAAGTTTTGGTGCAGGCACAGGTGCTACCGTAGGGAAAATTCTTGGGACTAAAAATAGCACAAAAGGCGGGATAGGTACTTTTAGCACAAAGATAAGCAGAGAAGTAAAAGTTGGAGCTTTAGTTGTTGTTAATAGTTTTGGCGATGTTATTTCCGAGGTTGGGAATATACTTGCTGGTCCTAGAAAATCGAATAATGATTTTGTGTCTACTATTGACGTTTTAGAAGGTAGTGATGGAGGAGGCGGCTTTGGTGGTTTGGGTGTTAATACTACGTTAGCCTGTGTAGCAACAGATGCATCCCTTGACAAATCTCAAGCAAAAAAAATTGCCCAAAGTGCTCATAACGGCATAGCTAGGGCAATAAGGCCAAGTCATACTATGTTTGACGGTGATAGTGTTTTTACAATATCTACTGGTGAAAAGAAAGACTGTACAGTAGATATTAATTTGTTAGGATATTACGCTGCCTTAACTGTAGAAAAATCAATAAGAAATGCTATATCAAATGCTAAAGGAATAGGTGGAATTCCTGCTTATAGTGAGATATGA
- a CDS encoding formate--tetrahydrofolate ligase: MKSDIQIAQEAKMTHIKEIAEEVGLKEEETEYYGDYKAKVSFDAWKRIKDRPDGKLVLVTAITPTPAGEGKSTTTVGLAQGLKKINKNVMVALREPSLGPSFGVKGGAAGGGYAQIIPMEDINLHFTGDLHAMTTANNLLSAAIDNHVHQGNDLDIDVRRITWRRAMDLNERALRHINVNLGGIANGFPREDGFDITVASEIMAILCLATDIKDLKERLGDIIIGYNRKREPVRCKDLNVQGSLAVLLKDAIKPNLVQTIENVPAFVHGGPFANIAHGCNSVMATQMSQKLADYTITEAGFGADLGAEKFFNIKCRFANLKPDATVVVATIRALKMHGGVSKDNLKEENIEALKKGFANLEKHMENVKKFGTPAVVAVNRFPTDTEEEVECLIQLCKDKGYRVALSEVFFKAGEGGKELAETVVEVLENEESNFKPIYDEKSPIKEKIETIAKEVYGADGVDFTPAAERNIRELERVGMDKTPVCMAKTQYSLSDDPSLLGWPKGFRITVRKLNPSAGAKFVVALTGDVMTMPGLPKKPAAEEIDIDDDGNITGLF, from the coding sequence TTGAAAAGCGACATTCAAATTGCACAGGAAGCTAAAATGACGCATATCAAAGAGATTGCTGAAGAGGTTGGTTTAAAGGAAGAGGAAACGGAGTATTATGGGGATTATAAGGCTAAGGTTTCATTTGATGCCTGGAAAAGAATCAAGGATAGGCCAGATGGTAAGCTTGTACTTGTAACCGCTATCACACCTACTCCTGCAGGAGAAGGTAAGTCAACTACCACAGTAGGGTTGGCACAGGGTCTTAAGAAAATTAATAAAAATGTAATGGTGGCTCTACGTGAACCTTCTCTAGGACCAAGTTTTGGAGTTAAAGGAGGAGCAGCAGGTGGAGGTTATGCACAGATAATTCCAATGGAAGATATTAACCTGCACTTTACTGGTGACCTTCACGCTATGACTACTGCTAACAACCTACTTTCAGCAGCTATAGATAACCACGTTCATCAGGGCAATGATTTAGATATTGATGTAAGAAGGATCACATGGAGAAGGGCTATGGACCTTAATGAGAGAGCTCTTCGTCACATAAATGTTAACCTTGGTGGAATAGCTAATGGATTCCCAAGAGAAGATGGATTTGATATTACAGTGGCAAGTGAGATTATGGCAATCTTGTGTCTTGCAACTGATATCAAAGACCTAAAAGAAAGACTTGGAGACATAATCATTGGATATAACCGTAAGAGAGAGCCTGTAAGATGTAAAGATCTAAATGTTCAAGGTTCTCTAGCTGTTCTATTGAAAGATGCAATTAAGCCTAATCTAGTTCAGACTATCGAAAATGTACCTGCATTTGTTCATGGTGGACCATTTGCTAATATAGCTCATGGTTGTAACTCTGTTATGGCAACTCAAATGAGCCAAAAATTAGCTGACTATACAATTACAGAAGCAGGATTTGGAGCGGACCTTGGTGCAGAGAAGTTCTTTAACATTAAGTGTCGCTTTGCTAACCTAAAGCCTGACGCTACAGTTGTAGTTGCAACAATCAGAGCTCTTAAGATGCACGGTGGAGTAAGCAAAGATAACTTGAAGGAAGAAAACATAGAAGCCCTTAAGAAAGGCTTTGCTAACTTAGAAAAGCACATGGAAAATGTTAAGAAATTTGGAACTCCAGCAGTTGTTGCTGTTAACAGATTCCCAACTGACACAGAAGAAGAAGTTGAGTGCTTAATTCAGCTTTGTAAAGATAAAGGCTACAGAGTTGCTCTAAGTGAAGTGTTCTTTAAAGCTGGCGAAGGAGGTAAAGAGCTAGCTGAAACTGTCGTTGAAGTCCTAGAAAACGAAGAATCCAACTTTAAGCCAATTTATGACGAAAAATCTCCGATCAAAGAAAAAATTGAGACTATAGCTAAAGAAGTTTATGGAGCTGATGGAGTAGACTTCACACCGGCTGCCGAAAGAAATATACGTGAGTTAGAGAGAGTTGGAATGGATAAGACTCCAGTTTGTATGGCAAAGACTCAGTATTCACTTTCTGATGATCCATCGCTTCTTGGATGGCCAAAAGGATTTAGAATTACTGTTAGAAAGCTCAATCCTTCTGCAGGGGCTAAGTTT